A DNA window from Parafrankia discariae contains the following coding sequences:
- a CDS encoding SDR family NAD(P)-dependent oxidoreductase — protein MNVKGSIALVTGANRGLGARLVDHLLDAGASKVYATARDPRSVAPTVSADPRVSVLALDVTDQSSVDAAAKAAADVTVLVNNAGVLGFGSALEGDLDLFQRDALTNYVGLLRVSRAFVPVLTANAPGAIVNVLTLIALAPVAGMTGYCASKAAAHSVTQSLRAELRDRDIEVVGAYPGGIDTDMLAGVDADKAAPEVVAERIVAGVAAGQTVIWPDDASTGAGSVYLGDPLGLERMLAG, from the coding sequence ATGAACGTCAAAGGCAGCATCGCTCTGGTGACGGGCGCGAACCGGGGCCTGGGCGCCCGCCTGGTCGACCATCTCCTCGACGCTGGCGCCAGCAAGGTCTACGCCACCGCCCGGGACCCTCGCAGTGTCGCCCCGACCGTGAGCGCCGACCCGAGGGTGAGCGTCCTCGCCCTGGACGTCACCGACCAGTCCAGCGTGGACGCCGCGGCCAAGGCCGCGGCCGACGTCACCGTCCTGGTCAACAACGCGGGGGTGCTCGGGTTCGGCAGCGCGCTCGAGGGCGATCTGGACCTGTTCCAGCGGGATGCCCTGACCAACTATGTGGGCCTGCTGCGGGTGAGCCGGGCCTTCGTTCCCGTCCTGACCGCGAACGCGCCCGGCGCGATCGTCAATGTGCTGACCCTGATCGCGCTGGCACCGGTGGCGGGTATGACGGGATACTGCGCGTCGAAGGCCGCGGCGCATTCGGTCACCCAGTCCCTGCGGGCGGAGCTGCGCGACAGGGACATCGAGGTCGTCGGAGCCTACCCGGGCGGCATCGACACCGACATGCTCGCCGGAGTCGACGCAGACAAGGCGGCCCCGGAGGTCGTCGCCGAACGGATCGTCGCCGGGGTGGCCGCCGGACAGACCGTCATCTGGCCTGACGACGCCTCCACCGGCGCGGGCTCGGTCTACCTCGGTGACCCGCTGGGCCTCGAGCGCATGCTCGCGGGCTGA
- a CDS encoding LysR family transcriptional regulator, which yields MRFDLRQLGYFVAVAEELNFTRAARRLSVAQQSLSSAIARLESQVGFDLFERSTRAVALTERGSRWLPYARDLLAVAERCATAAHDIAAGGGASLRIGLAATAAVEITPRLLHAYAERHPGVRVVTKHYGLEDPTGGLRTHLSDVAIVRPPFTSAGLDLVVVATEPRFVALWDGHPLSTRQNVGFEEIADLPWIDVVASDPVWCAFWRVNERRSGPARFGAQGHTLDDLLDAARAGQAVGLVPASIARAQRWPGLAFVEVADIPGSDVAVAWNPAALPAPARDFIGLAATLASDQPPGHADGPARAPFR from the coding sequence GTGCGGTTCGACCTCCGCCAGCTCGGTTACTTCGTGGCGGTCGCCGAGGAGCTGAACTTCACCCGCGCGGCGCGGCGCCTCAGCGTGGCCCAGCAGTCGCTCAGCAGCGCGATCGCACGACTCGAGTCGCAGGTCGGGTTCGACCTGTTCGAGCGCTCCACCCGGGCGGTGGCGCTGACCGAGCGCGGGTCCAGGTGGCTGCCCTATGCCCGTGACCTGCTCGCCGTCGCGGAGCGTTGCGCGACCGCCGCGCACGACATCGCCGCCGGCGGTGGCGCCAGCCTGCGGATCGGGCTGGCCGCCACCGCGGCGGTCGAGATCACGCCGAGACTGCTGCACGCCTACGCCGAGCGGCATCCCGGCGTCCGCGTCGTGACGAAGCACTACGGCCTGGAGGATCCGACTGGCGGCCTGCGCACCCACCTGAGCGACGTCGCGATCGTGCGGCCACCGTTCACCAGCGCGGGACTGGATCTGGTCGTGGTGGCCACCGAGCCGAGGTTCGTAGCCCTCTGGGACGGCCATCCGTTGTCGACCAGGCAGAACGTCGGGTTCGAGGAGATCGCCGATCTGCCGTGGATCGACGTCGTCGCGTCAGACCCCGTCTGGTGCGCGTTCTGGCGGGTGAACGAGCGGCGTAGCGGACCTGCGCGGTTCGGCGCTCAGGGCCACACCTTGGACGATCTGCTCGACGCGGCCCGCGCCGGCCAGGCGGTCGGACTGGTCCCCGCCTCGATCGCCCGCGCGCAGCGCTGGCCCGGCCTGGCGTTCGTCGAGGTCGCCGACATCCCGGGCTCGGACGTCGCCGTCGCCTGGAACCCGGCCGCCCTGCCCGCGCCCGCCCGCGACTTCATCGGCCTCGCCGCAACGCTCGCCTCCGACCAGCCACCCGGTCACGCGGACGGGCCGGCCCGCGCCCCGTTCCGGTAG
- a CDS encoding NADPH-dependent FMN reductase family protein: protein MRPRSRARHAQAASARVADEDLTADAITVAAPLHDPGIPALLETWVDVLFTDPRLNPRSWCQCERRCRLQEEVGAQRAGVQVVFPLNEQDLVRRWILDAGQAASQRRSVVADAEESGV from the coding sequence GTGCGCCCACGATCGCGGGCTCGCCACGCGCAGGCCGCCTCCGCCCGCGTCGCCGACGAGGACCTCACCGCCGATGCGATCACCGTCGCCGCCCCGCTGCACGACCCGGGGATCCCGGCGCTGCTTGAGACGTGGGTCGACGTGCTGTTCACCGATCCCCGCCTGAACCCTCGGAGCTGGTGCCAGTGTGAGCGGCGCTGTCGCCTGCAGGAGGAAGTAGGCGCCCAGAGGGCCGGTGTTCAGGTCGTGTTCCCGCTGAACGAACAGGATCTCGTCCGCCGTTGGATCCTCGACGCCGGTCAGGCCGCTTCCCAGCGGCGCTCCGTCGTGGCGGACGCCGAGGAGAGTGGTGTGTAG
- a CDS encoding SDR family NAD(P)-dependent oxidoreductase, translating into MATAVITGGTDGIGRALAEAYLSRGFEVLVVGRDERKGRAFAAAGERARFISADLSGVAENRRLAEHISQRHPALDVLVLGARYHRPNRVLTADGFESNFALFYLSRFLLSHGLAGALSRAGNPVVLNFGGAGQTGPVRWDDIQLERGYHGVGAMGHAGRLNDLLGVDFVDTYADTGIRYVLNHPGVVVTSFAGEYDPVTAAQIDRLRVVGKPVATAVAEILPFLEPTGQDRLTAVLEGRRVSLEPGSWDLGEARRLHDLTGDLLAQFDRRTA; encoded by the coding sequence ATGGCTACGGCAGTGATCACAGGCGGCACCGACGGCATCGGCAGAGCGCTCGCCGAGGCGTACCTCAGCCGCGGGTTCGAGGTGCTCGTCGTCGGGCGCGACGAGCGGAAGGGCAGGGCGTTCGCCGCCGCCGGCGAACGGGCGCGCTTCATCAGCGCCGACCTGAGCGGGGTGGCCGAGAACCGCCGGCTGGCCGAACACATCTCCCAGCGCCACCCGGCTCTCGACGTTCTGGTGCTCGGCGCGCGGTACCACCGGCCGAACCGTGTCCTGACCGCGGACGGGTTCGAGAGCAACTTCGCGCTGTTCTACCTCAGCAGGTTCCTGCTGAGCCATGGCCTGGCCGGTGCGCTGAGCCGCGCGGGGAACCCGGTCGTGCTCAACTTCGGGGGCGCCGGGCAGACCGGGCCGGTCCGGTGGGACGACATCCAGTTGGAACGTGGCTATCACGGTGTCGGGGCGATGGGGCATGCCGGCCGGCTCAACGACCTGCTCGGCGTCGATTTCGTGGACACCTACGCCGACACCGGCATCCGCTACGTTCTGAACCATCCGGGCGTGGTCGTCACGAGTTTCGCCGGGGAGTACGACCCGGTGACCGCCGCGCAGATCGACCGGCTGCGCGTGGTCGGGAAGCCGGTCGCGACCGCCGTCGCCGAGATCCTCCCGTTCCTCGAGCCGACCGGGCAGGACCGGCTGACCGCCGTCCTGGAAGGCCGCCGGGTGTCGCTGGAGCCGGGGTCGTGGGATCTCGGCGAGGCCCGTCGCCTCCACGACCTCACCGGCGACCTGCTGGCGCAGTTCGACCGCCGCACGGCCTGA
- a CDS encoding TetR/AcrR family transcriptional regulator, whose product MSPERPSWSQTQTIALKQAIQSTALRLFAERGYAETTVSMIAEEVGVAARTCFRHFPTKPDMVLWDAADYDLLSHFRARPAGEGVITAFREALRAGYAALSPDQRALEQHRTELIAAIPEVRAAHLDHLTSATHEFTVAVAERAGRKANDPDVIAVSGAIIGVMMISQLDTSRRPAPSSPHRDPLVAIDDALARLQRGFGAL is encoded by the coding sequence TTGTCGCCGGAGCGGCCATCGTGGAGTCAGACGCAGACCATCGCGCTCAAGCAGGCGATCCAGTCGACCGCGCTGCGGCTGTTCGCCGAGCGAGGATACGCCGAGACCACGGTCAGCATGATCGCCGAAGAGGTCGGGGTCGCGGCGCGGACCTGCTTCCGGCACTTCCCGACCAAGCCCGACATGGTCCTGTGGGACGCCGCCGACTACGATCTCCTGTCCCACTTCCGCGCCCGCCCGGCCGGCGAGGGCGTCATCACGGCCTTCCGCGAGGCGCTGCGCGCCGGCTACGCCGCCCTGAGTCCCGACCAGCGTGCCCTGGAGCAGCACCGCACCGAGCTCATCGCCGCGATACCCGAGGTCCGCGCGGCGCACCTGGATCACCTCACCTCCGCCACGCACGAGTTCACCGTGGCCGTGGCAGAACGTGCCGGACGCAAGGCGAACGACCCCGACGTCATCGCAGTCAGCGGCGCCATCATCGGCGTCATGATGATCAGCCAACTCGACACGTCCAGGCGACCCGCACCGTCCTCGCCGCACCGGGACCCGCTTGTTGCGATCGACGACGCCCTGGCCCGGCTGCAACGAGGATTCGGCGCACTCTGA
- a CDS encoding helix-turn-helix transcriptional regulator, with protein sequence MDFPRALRERRNCRHLSQLDLALRAGTTQRHLSFLESGRSFPGRNLVVRLAESLELPLRERNELLLAAGYAPVYPESSLDDPVLAPARTAIDHILRGHLPYPALVADGNGDLVAANDAFGLITEGAAPELVGPGRNVYRLALHPDGLAPRIRNLAEWAHHILARLGRLPELRAELARHVPEPGPADGRLGFAVPLHLATSRGELHLMTTVTTFATAVDVTLAELKLEAFLPVDPATAEALSAAVGGPGTPPRRIRS encoded by the coding sequence GTGGACTTCCCCCGGGCCCTGCGTGAACGCCGAAACTGTCGTCATCTCAGCCAGCTCGACCTGGCGCTGCGGGCCGGGACCACCCAGCGGCATCTCAGTTTCCTCGAGTCCGGTCGGTCCTTTCCCGGCCGGAACCTGGTCGTGCGGCTGGCCGAGTCGCTCGAACTGCCGCTGCGGGAGCGCAACGAGCTCCTGCTGGCGGCCGGGTACGCCCCCGTGTACCCGGAGAGCTCGCTCGACGACCCGGTGCTGGCCCCGGCCCGCACGGCGATCGACCACATCCTGCGCGGCCACCTGCCCTACCCCGCGCTGGTCGCGGACGGCAACGGCGATCTGGTCGCCGCGAACGACGCCTTCGGCCTGATCACCGAAGGCGCCGCGCCCGAGCTGGTGGGACCGGGCCGGAACGTCTATCGCCTCGCGCTCCACCCCGACGGCCTGGCACCCCGGATCCGCAATCTCGCCGAGTGGGCGCACCACATCCTGGCCCGCCTTGGCCGCCTGCCGGAGCTGCGGGCCGAACTGGCGCGACACGTGCCCGAGCCCGGGCCGGCCGACGGGCGGCTCGGTTTCGCGGTCCCACTCCACCTGGCGACGTCGCGCGGAGAGCTGCACCTGATGACAACGGTGACGACCTTCGCCACAGCCGTCGACGTGACACTGGCCGAGCTGAAGCTCGAGGCGTTTCTCCCGGTCGATCCCGCGACAGCCGAAGCCCTCTCGGCGGCCGTCGGTGGACCCGGGACGCCGCCGCGGCGGATCCGATCCTGA
- a CDS encoding group II truncated hemoglobin — MAETLYEHAGGDAALHRLEELFYQKALADPVLSELFTERVPTHVDRLTWFTGESFGGPDRFSHEVGFQYLIDVHRHLQITDEQRERFVEAYLQALDEAGLPDDTPFRAAVREHIEFGAQVAQQNSWAATDTELHPIREVPRWQWSPDG, encoded by the coding sequence ATGGCAGAGACGTTGTACGAGCACGCCGGCGGTGATGCCGCCCTGCACCGGCTTGAGGAGTTGTTCTACCAGAAGGCGCTCGCCGATCCGGTGCTGAGCGAACTCTTTACGGAGCGCGTGCCGACCCATGTCGACCGTCTCACCTGGTTCACCGGGGAATCGTTCGGCGGCCCCGACCGCTTCAGCCACGAGGTCGGCTTCCAGTACCTGATCGACGTGCACCGGCATCTCCAGATCACCGACGAGCAGCGGGAACGGTTCGTCGAGGCGTACCTCCAGGCACTCGACGAGGCCGGCCTGCCCGACGACACCCCGTTCCGCGCGGCGGTGCGCGAGCACATCGAGTTCGGCGCGCAGGTCGCCCAGCAGAACTCCTGGGCCGCCACCGACACCGAACTGCACCCGATCCGCGAGGTGCCCCGCTGGCAGTGGAGCCCGGACGGCTGA
- a CDS encoding phenylacetate--CoA ligase family protein, whose translation MCVSQEDPKAVYQRLRAAHLSAVRAALEDHVARLAWPRRRIERYRTERLRSLLGFARERSPFHAARMADIDPAKATADDLAQLPIMTKRDVHDEWDTIVTTPDIDRAGAERVLARQGWFSYTPAGLQVFTSGGSSGVRGVYVWDWEQFVTLACLAWRWQARDERASGSAGRPARLAVVEAGEPPHASTPLFDVATGPSTQTVVIPAAAPFDQVLRAVADARPTHLVGYASVIGRLARAAIAGELDIRPVRVSTNSEPLSPQDRHAIGAAWGAPVHNLWGSTEIGVQAVGCGHGDGLHLCADEVILERVDAAGRPAAPDEPAARTLATGLAGRAFPFVRYDLGDEITLLPGRCACGSSMPRVADIAGRRDDDFRYGPRTVPASAFRHVLGTDPLISEYQVRQTRGGADVLVVGSPDTAAVAAALALSLRPYGLTNPDLGVSIVERIPRHTSTGKLRRFVALGG comes from the coding sequence GTGTGCGTGTCCCAGGAGGACCCCAAGGCGGTCTACCAGCGTCTGCGCGCGGCGCACCTGAGTGCTGTGCGGGCCGCGCTCGAGGACCACGTGGCGCGGCTGGCGTGGCCGCGCCGACGCATCGAGCGCTACCGCACCGAACGGCTCCGGTCGTTGCTGGGGTTCGCGCGTGAGCGCTCGCCGTTCCACGCGGCCCGGATGGCCGACATCGACCCGGCCAAGGCGACGGCCGACGACCTCGCACAGCTGCCGATCATGACCAAGCGGGATGTCCACGACGAATGGGACACGATCGTCACCACGCCCGACATCGACCGTGCGGGCGCCGAGCGGGTGCTGGCCCGGCAGGGCTGGTTCTCCTACACGCCCGCGGGGCTCCAGGTGTTCACCTCGGGCGGTTCGAGCGGTGTGCGTGGCGTCTACGTATGGGACTGGGAGCAGTTCGTCACGCTCGCCTGCCTCGCCTGGCGATGGCAGGCGCGTGACGAGCGCGCTTCCGGCTCGGCCGGCCGCCCGGCGCGACTGGCCGTGGTGGAGGCCGGCGAGCCGCCCCACGCCAGCACGCCGTTGTTCGACGTCGCGACCGGGCCGTCGACGCAGACCGTCGTGATCCCGGCGGCGGCGCCGTTCGATCAGGTGCTGCGCGCGGTCGCGGACGCGCGGCCGACCCATCTCGTGGGCTACGCCTCGGTCATCGGTCGCCTCGCCCGGGCGGCGATCGCGGGGGAGCTCGACATCCGGCCGGTTCGGGTCAGCACCAACTCCGAGCCGCTCAGCCCACAGGACCGGCACGCGATCGGCGCCGCCTGGGGCGCCCCCGTCCACAATCTGTGGGGCTCGACCGAGATCGGCGTCCAGGCGGTCGGCTGCGGCCACGGCGACGGCCTTCACCTCTGCGCGGACGAGGTGATCCTCGAACGGGTCGACGCGGCCGGGCGCCCGGCCGCCCCCGACGAGCCGGCGGCGCGCACCCTCGCGACCGGGCTCGCCGGGCGCGCGTTCCCGTTTGTTCGCTATGACCTCGGTGACGAGATCACGCTGCTGCCCGGCCGCTGCGCGTGTGGCAGCTCGATGCCGCGGGTCGCCGACATCGCCGGTCGGCGTGACGACGACTTCCGCTACGGGCCGCGCACCGTCCCGGCGAGCGCGTTCCGGCATGTGCTGGGTACCGACCCGCTGATCTCCGAGTATCAGGTGCGGCAGACCAGAGGCGGGGCGGACGTGCTCGTGGTCGGGTCACCCGACACCGCCGCGGTGGCCGCGGCCCTGGCCCTCTCGCTACGGCCGTACGGACTCACGAACCCCGACCTCGGCGTAAGCATCGTTGAGCGGATCCCCCGGCACACCTCGACAGGCAAGCTCAGGCGGTTCGTCGCGCTGGGTGGCTAG
- a CDS encoding cupin domain-containing protein: MTFGVQAPGGEQPARGFARSRDEGRRIDLPDWSMLVKVTAGDTLGRLTVLEGRMGPRQPGPLPHVHEGHDETFVLVEGRLRFRVGDGFHTAVAGETVFAGRRLAHGFGNPFDEQARYVATLTPSGYEDYFAEVAEHVARTGAMPGRALTQELMARHRTVLVPPLPDPDAVPPPLPPPLPPATTRAPLERLEAGVAAVVRWSESRHIRAEIARRSGCDAAPSELRLLEFFDLVEPLRISDIAQCLRIDVSTASLQLRQLRGNRLVEAIPVEGDRRASLIAITPKGRATVEKVRAARRDLLRTVFADVPHDDLEQGAELLLRVQAHMLAGMRAKLGGDAPDASDAPDGAASP, encoded by the coding sequence GTGACATTCGGCGTCCAGGCTCCGGGCGGAGAGCAACCGGCCCGGGGTTTCGCCCGGAGTCGTGACGAGGGCCGTCGTATCGACCTGCCGGACTGGTCGATGCTCGTCAAGGTCACGGCGGGTGACACCCTCGGCCGGCTCACCGTGCTGGAGGGCCGGATGGGCCCGCGGCAGCCCGGACCGCTCCCGCACGTTCACGAGGGCCACGACGAGACGTTCGTGCTGGTCGAGGGGCGGCTGCGGTTCCGCGTCGGAGACGGGTTCCACACCGCTGTCGCCGGTGAGACGGTGTTCGCCGGCCGGCGGCTGGCACACGGCTTCGGGAATCCCTTCGACGAGCAGGCCCGCTACGTCGCCACCCTCACGCCCAGCGGTTACGAGGACTACTTCGCCGAGGTAGCGGAGCACGTGGCGAGAACTGGAGCCATGCCCGGCCGGGCTCTGACGCAGGAACTGATGGCACGCCACCGGACGGTCCTCGTGCCGCCCCTGCCCGACCCGGACGCGGTCCCGCCACCGCTCCCGCCGCCGCTCCCGCCCGCGACCACTCGGGCACCGCTGGAGCGGCTGGAGGCCGGCGTCGCGGCGGTGGTGCGGTGGAGCGAGAGCAGGCACATCCGCGCGGAGATCGCCCGGCGTTCGGGGTGTGACGCGGCGCCGAGCGAGCTGCGGTTGCTGGAGTTCTTCGACCTGGTGGAGCCCCTGCGGATCTCCGACATCGCGCAGTGCCTGCGCATCGACGTCTCCACCGCCTCGCTTCAGCTGCGTCAGCTCCGCGGGAACCGGCTCGTCGAGGCGATTCCCGTCGAGGGAGATCGTCGCGCAAGCCTGATCGCCATCACCCCGAAGGGGCGCGCGACGGTCGAGAAGGTGCGCGCGGCGCGCCGCGACCTCCTCCGGACGGTGTTCGCCGACGTCCCCCACGATGACCTGGAGCAGGGGGCCGAGCTGCTGCTGCGCGTCCAGGCCCACATGCTCGCCGGGATGCGGGCGAAGCTCGGGGGCGACGCCCCGGACGCCTCGGATGCCCCGGACGGAGCGGCCTCGCCCTGA
- a CDS encoding LLM class flavin-dependent oxidoreductase, with product MDIGVLLPTGAAQWGADGDPRDLVGFGRRAESLGFSSLFVNDSLISPRVEALTMLAALAPATETATLGTGALLPFLRRPIQAAQSLASIDLLSGGRLTVAVGAGFPGRFGRPFYTLSEVPWQRRFARLDDTVALWRALWDGADAFHGEILRFDDLPPATRPSRPGGPPVWLGGATPTALARAGRAYDGWLPYPPDPADYTAGLRDIHRAARAAGRAAERVTPALFVSVRIDEDVQSGRRALEDYARVAYGMPLEELERIQAVVTGSADQVLDGLTRYVAAGARHIVIRLGALDLRSQNDQLDRIAELISAVQASAERPSGPEMS from the coding sequence ATGGACATCGGCGTACTGCTCCCGACCGGCGCCGCCCAGTGGGGCGCCGACGGTGACCCTCGCGACCTGGTCGGTTTCGGCCGGCGGGCCGAAAGCCTGGGATTCTCCTCGCTCTTCGTCAACGACTCCCTGATCAGCCCGCGCGTCGAGGCGCTGACCATGCTGGCCGCGCTCGCCCCGGCCACCGAGACGGCGACCCTGGGGACGGGCGCGCTGCTGCCGTTCCTGCGACGTCCGATCCAGGCGGCGCAGTCCCTCGCGTCGATCGACCTGCTGTCCGGCGGACGGCTCACCGTGGCGGTCGGCGCGGGCTTCCCCGGTCGGTTCGGACGGCCCTTCTACACGCTGTCCGAGGTGCCGTGGCAACGGCGCTTCGCCCGGCTGGACGACACGGTCGCGCTGTGGCGGGCCCTCTGGGACGGTGCCGACGCCTTCCACGGCGAGATCCTCAGGTTCGACGACCTCCCACCCGCGACGAGGCCGTCCCGCCCCGGCGGACCGCCGGTCTGGCTCGGCGGCGCGACCCCCACGGCGCTGGCCCGGGCCGGTCGGGCATACGACGGCTGGCTGCCGTACCCGCCCGATCCGGCCGACTACACCGCCGGGCTGCGCGACATCCACAGGGCGGCGCGCGCCGCCGGCCGGGCCGCCGAGCGCGTCACACCCGCGCTGTTCGTCTCAGTGCGGATCGACGAGGACGTCCAGAGCGGGCGCCGGGCACTCGAGGACTACGCGCGAGTCGCCTACGGGATGCCGCTGGAGGAACTGGAGAGGATTCAGGCGGTGGTCACCGGCTCCGCCGACCAGGTCCTCGACGGCCTGACCCGGTATGTCGCCGCCGGCGCGCGCCACATCGTCATCCGTTTGGGCGCCCTCGACCTGCGGTCGCAGAACGACCAACTCGACCGGATCGCGGAGCTGATCTCCGCCGTTCAGGCCTCGGCGGAGCGTCCGTCCGGGCCGGAGATGTCCTGA
- a CDS encoding DUF3592 domain-containing protein, producing the protein MATAEVLDAGGPHERPTALFVTRAGREIVTKISTDGGDLRAGEILTVEYDERDPTRARELDRSWNWGLPIGLTIVGLAMPAVAGWILLRRRREYPGWDALSPSETAEIFGALSVPWWPAAPSPATADGSREHEEGRVLMLRQDQQAIHRALPGWDLRAVGAGSEQGRWRAGQRLSTAVEEVVVPAWPR; encoded by the coding sequence GTGGCTACCGCCGAGGTACTGGACGCCGGCGGTCCGCACGAGCGGCCGACGGCACTTTTCGTCACCCGCGCGGGCAGGGAGATTGTCACGAAAATCAGCACTGACGGGGGGGACCTGCGAGCCGGGGAAATCCTGACAGTGGAGTACGACGAGCGTGATCCGACCCGGGCGCGTGAACTTGACCGTTCATGGAACTGGGGTCTTCCGATCGGCCTGACCATAGTCGGACTGGCGATGCCCGCTGTCGCCGGCTGGATTCTCCTCCGCCGTCGCCGGGAATATCCCGGATGGGACGCCCTGTCGCCGTCCGAGACAGCCGAGATCTTCGGGGCACTCTCGGTGCCGTGGTGGCCTGCCGCGCCGTCACCAGCCACCGCCGACGGATCGCGGGAGCATGAGGAAGGTCGGGTCCTCATGCTGCGTCAGGACCAGCAGGCGATCCACCGGGCGCTACCGGGCTGGGATCTGCGCGCGGTGGGAGCCGGAAGTGAGCAGGGCCGCTGGCGGGCCGGCCAACGGCTCAGTACGGCGGTCGAGGAGGTTGTGGTGCCGGCGTGGCCGAGGTGA
- a CDS encoding nuclear transport factor 2 family protein, whose amino-acid sequence MAVFHSAATAAAGTGTDQLVHRLLAAVGGGNWDELSEILHPEFTITEPRSLPWGGVHIGIGSYITLMTAIVGMFDLDFRTEWLLRQGDRMILRATVTFTDRATGNNVAMPTVELFTISGGLLRASEVYFADTAALLALLPSAG is encoded by the coding sequence ATGGCGGTCTTCCACTCCGCCGCCACGGCCGCCGCGGGGACCGGCACCGACCAGCTGGTCCACCGCCTGCTCGCGGCTGTGGGCGGCGGGAACTGGGACGAACTATCCGAGATCCTGCACCCGGAGTTCACCATCACGGAACCTCGATCACTGCCGTGGGGTGGGGTTCACATCGGCATCGGCTCCTACATCACCCTGATGACCGCCATCGTGGGAATGTTCGATCTCGACTTCCGGACCGAATGGCTCCTCCGGCAGGGCGACCGCATGATCCTACGGGCCACCGTCACATTCACCGATCGTGCGACGGGAAATAACGTGGCGATGCCGACGGTGGAGCTGTTCACCATTTCCGGCGGTCTTCTACGTGCGAGCGAGGTGTATTTCGCGGACACGGCCGCGCTGCTCGCTCTCCTGCCATCAGCCGGCTGA
- a CDS encoding SDR family NAD(P)-dependent oxidoreductase, with the protein MSKIVLITGGNRGLGFSAAKALALTGATVVIGARGEAAARKAVDALEESGLTADWVELDVTRPASARAAAEIIRERYRRLDVLINNAGILPEATDTVEHEFADTDIFRQTFETNTFGSVTVTEIFLPLLRRSAAGRIVNVSSTMGSLTDQNNPLSPYYSMLLPAYRSSKAALNSIAVELAKSLKDTPIKVTSVCPGFVQTDLTPISRQQAPLTADEAAQIVVTAATLPADAESGTFIDANGPVAW; encoded by the coding sequence ATGTCGAAAATAGTCCTCATCACCGGCGGAAACCGGGGCCTCGGATTTTCGGCGGCCAAGGCATTGGCTCTTACCGGCGCCACAGTCGTTATCGGCGCGCGCGGTGAAGCCGCCGCACGCAAAGCCGTAGATGCACTGGAAGAGTCGGGACTCACCGCGGACTGGGTGGAACTCGACGTAACCAGACCGGCGAGCGCGCGAGCCGCCGCCGAGATCATCCGGGAACGTTACCGCCGGCTCGACGTGCTGATAAACAACGCGGGCATTCTGCCCGAGGCGACCGACACCGTGGAGCATGAGTTCGCCGACACGGACATCTTCCGGCAGACGTTCGAGACCAATACATTTGGGTCGGTCACCGTGACGGAGATTTTTCTGCCGCTGCTGCGCCGGAGCGCCGCCGGGCGGATCGTCAACGTCTCGTCGACCATGGGCTCGCTCACCGATCAGAACAACCCTCTTTCGCCGTACTACTCGATGCTCCTGCCGGCGTACCGAAGCTCGAAGGCCGCGCTGAACAGCATCGCCGTCGAGTTGGCGAAGAGCCTGAAGGACACTCCGATCAAGGTCACGTCAGTGTGTCCCGGCTTCGTTCAGACGGATCTGACACCGATCAGCAGACAGCAGGCGCCGCTGACCGCCGACGAAGCGGCGCAGATCGTGGTCACGGCCGCGACGCTGCCCGCCGACGCGGAGTCAGGCACGTTCATCGACGCCAACGGCCCGGTTGCCTGGTAG